Within the Erigeron canadensis isolate Cc75 chromosome 6, C_canadensis_v1, whole genome shotgun sequence genome, the region tatgtgcGATGTGTAAGATTTCAGACGTTACAATCGGGCGCCGCCTACAATGGGAAGGATAACCCCAGCCGCTGCTCTTCAGACCATCGCCGTCCACCGAAAAATATTCCACTGTCATCCACCGGAAAATAATCCACCGCTACAATCCGCCGCCGCCGACCATGTGAAAAATAACCTGCCGCCGCTGCTCTTCAGGCCACCGCCGTCCACAAGAAAGTAATCCACCGTTACAATCCCCTATCGCCGCTCCTCATCAGGTCACTGCCGACCTCCATCACCATCACACAGTCAAATACTACGGTATCTATACTTCTTTCTtttagggttatttgggttgaaGATAAAAAGATATAGAGATCAAATTACAAAAGGATATAGAAATTATTGATATAGGATCTCgtatatttaaacatatatactcgtatatatacaAAAGGATAAGAAGATATAGAAATTAGGTGATGAGTTGATGCAAATTTGGTTTTAGGATTTTTTGGATTGAAGAAGATGAGTGGCGGTGGTTAGTTTTTtggattaatataaatacataaaacgATCAAGTTTGGTCCTTTAAAGTCTGGAAAGTAtgaaaatgcccctcacgtgagagGCACGTGGGGGGTTGACGGTGGTGAGTTgacggtcaaatagtcaaagaACGAAACGTGAAACTTTTCTTCCTATAAAGGACGATCCATGAGGTTATTGAACCACATGGATGAAACGTGACTATTTCgctaaaccacatggacgatttatgTCGTTTACTtctttaaatataaacatgttatttaaattaatgttatatatgttaaaaaaaaggacaaaaatATATACCAATCTATTCAATATAAAACTGTAATGTTATATGTGAAAATTTTATGGGTGCAAAATGTAAATTTtgattctttaaaaaaaattcaaaaatgggggaaaaatttgaaacaaaaaacCTCCCCATAAAAAGTAAGGGCGTGTTTGGTtcacggaatgtttttggaaagaatggaatctttcaatggaattggaatttgaaggaatggaatttgacgaaatgtttttaaatttttaaaaattcaagtgacgaatggaatgagattccttcccccaccctcaaggaatggagattccatcaaataaaggaatgtttacattccaatggaatcatattctttcatttttaaacaaccaaacacactaaggaatggaatcttattccaattccatcaaatttcatcaaaatTCGTGAACCAAATGCGACCTAAGGGTTTTCCCATCCAACTAAACTCAAGTTTTAAGTTATATTGGACATATGTTTTAACAcagataaagataaaatagtTACTATTTacattcattttctttattaaaaaagataatttataTTCTCATTATTCATTTCTTATTGAAATGCTTGCATAAAACATCATACAAGGATAAATCATGATATAACTCGTCTTTCATCTTAGACTAAATTACATCTTTCAATATTTTAAACTATTCAATGAGGGATTGATTATGAAAAAAGGAATAAATCACATAATCATCGGAGTCGATGCtgtacttatatttatattacatgCATAATAAATTACATATTAAAAGCGATATATTACTCATCACACGCTACTTAATTAGTagttacattacttaaaaaaaaaatataaacaataagtatcataaatttataaaaattcttttattttgtttttggacACTGTCATGAAATAACTTAGTTTAGCTATACATGTGAGACATAAAACCTCGTATTGAAAAGCCTAAATCGAAAAAACCCTTCTATTTTCTGTAACGACAGCAAAAGGATGACCCACACATCAAGAGAGAAGAGACTAAgccaaaaaattaatttaagggATAAATTTAGAATGTTAGTCTTATGTTTCATATGTATCTActatatcaattttatttttcttttttgtatggataaaatttcaaatctcttatacgagtattaattaagaataatgataaatcaacctaattggtgtgtataaagatatgcctaatagtaagatgatgacatgtgaaaaaatcaaggggcaagattaggaaaaaaaattagtggaatccacatatcaaattcttaaggttttaagttaatttttaggcatatgagttaggttgattaatcattttccattaataaaacaaaattgtaatGACATCATCTTATTTTAAAAGAGACTTTCATGacatgttaatatataattttgattttttaatgacatcattaaaaaaatatcaaaagtggacaaaataaagaaaaataaaaacttattttatgatattatgATTTTAGAATAATTTTTATAGATAATCATGAAAGATTTTTATcgaaatacaaacaaatatgtAGATCAAAATAGACTATTGTAATACTACTTTAGAGTCAAAGATATGCAATTTGAATAATCATTAGATTTAATATAACTAATgtgatatatatgttattattttaaaacaaattgtAATCTTAACATCGTTTActtaaaatatacaatataaaagTGTTCAAgtccttgccaatgaggtggggCATGaaggttttctctagcatttagctGGTTTCCCTTAGAACGGTAGTGAGACTTCCATCGTcggtcatgccctcggattgactgtgttggtgacgtggtcgatctatACTAGACGATGAAGAAGCATGCTgttgagtccaatcaccactgttgttcaaaaaaaaaatgttcacaGTAAATACattcattatgttatatattaaaaaaatcaaatcgtttcagctacccgcataatatgcgggttgattagctagtatatcATTAGAATAGAAAAAATTACATCATATCAAAATAGAGATGAGAGCAGCTGCCCACATTGCCTCCAAGCTATCTATATTCCTGCATACATTAACGATCGCAGATAACGTTAGGTAACTCAAACCCATTGTATAGTTATACACCAAGCTAAAAACAGGATTTTCTAGATTTCgacagaccaatgtgttgttaaatacttaaataatgataattagttatcaCTAGAAtcgttttatggacttttaatgcattaacatgtagtttttaagtgttacaccgtgttcttattttaagactgttcttatttgattgtctatatatatatatataggtgcgttatttatagtacaaacatttaaaaaaatacaaggtttttcctccttcttcttccttcttctttccatttccgaccaccgccaccatgatcctccggcgatgacgaccatctccggcgagacttacacatgttaagttaactttccggtgAGAATCAGGTTcattttcgggtggatacggtacgggccagaggcgcTCATCCTTTCTAAGCTggccgtcaagggacgcatatgagaatcgtatggatttgatgggcggtgATCCAAAAGATGATGACAATTTGCTACAGTACGGCGCGAAACCCTTGCTGCCGGCGCCgacgccgtggttggggtggtcggagatgatggtgactggtggtggttgtctcgcgaaggaaaaaacctagaattTTTAAACcttaaaatgctaaaaaagttgtacttacacatgtgtaagtctcacCGGTGATGGTCGTCGTTGCCAGATGATCATGGTAGTGATCAGATatgatcatgatggtggtggtggtggtcggagatggaaggaagaagaaagaggaggaaaaaccttttactttttatacttcttttaatgcttgtactataattatctttcccatatatatatatatatatatgggaaaaggtaatataaggttgtccgacacctaagcttaagtgtggaacccctcacatatagGGATGACAAAAAAACCCATCCCCGATGGGGAAACCCGAACCCCAATATTTATGGGCTGGGTTCGGGGCCGAGTCTACGGGTTTAGGGGCGGGTATGGGgatggttttagtttttttaacgGGTCCGAGGATGGTATTAAATGAAAACCCGCATACCCGACCCGATACCCGTACCCATTTACCCGACCCGTAATGCATTAGATAATGATACATTGATATTATGTAATACGAGTACCTTTTAGTCTTGTAAACAAGATATTTGTTCTTACTTCTAATGTACCCACAGTCTCATTATGTCATAACTATGCACAAACTAAGCACAATGCTACTAAAATGACTGTGAAAGTTAGCTCCACGtatattaagtataatatatctatatcatcGAGTTTCTATATTATATCAGATTCTATATGTTTATTCTATATGTTTATTGGAATCACCtggtgaaaaaaaatattttattaaagataatataataaactaaaaagcatttaataaaaatcactattattcaaaataaataaattagttaaTGGATACTCGATTACTCGTGGGGAAACCCATTACCCGATGGTTAGTTAGTAAACAGGGACCCGTCGGGTCCGGGTCTAGGTTTTTTAATCGGGTACGGGTCCATGATTACCTAAACTCGGCTCATACCCGGCCCGTTGTCATCCCtattcacatactaatattttattatttcttttttaatgaataaatgcatggacctacatgatttttatggattaaaaaaacaatatgtaaatgttccacacctaaacttagatacccgacaaccttatattctcatcccctatatatatatatatatatatatatatataaactaggtacttgacccgcgcgatgcgcgagtttttataagtttacataattatttataagGTATTGTTAATAAcaactcttattattaattaacctcttaattcgctttcattttcattaaatCTTGGTGTCCATTGTAGAAACTTATTTgcatatatcatttcacattGTACTCCATCATGTTTGTTGAGAAATATTTTggcaaatttaaaatatatttaaggttaTATTTGACCGattaaataaagtatatttaaattttaaatttttgataaatataatttaaataattattgcATTTAAAGTGAGGTTTGGAAAGACTTAATAggttagttattataaatatgaatatagatattatataaatgtagatttagatttagataCATAATCTATCAATTGACATATTTATTTGTGAGTgatatataattagtttattttgtgaatcattaaatgatataCAGAgatttaagaaaaaagaaatatattggGCGACTATTCTCATTTGATTACATTTTGTAATACTTATTAATTTCCTAATCCTATTAAGATTCCTTTTAATCTATGTTATTTTACAAATATATCTATCCATCTTTCCGATTAATGTTTATACATATAGGTCTTTTACATGCGGTTATTAATTATTGTTGTTCAACGGAAAACTAATTCATTAGAAATTCTTACTACCCGGTTTTCTTCCATAGAAACACAAATGATGCCTTGCTTTGATACATTCCAAAGTTGATCATATCCTCAATTGTCAAGGCTTAAACATCTTATGTATTGCATGATAATTCTAAACTAAATAGAACATATAATTAGATAATGGCCGAAAGCAATGAGAACATTATGTCTTGACACCCTTACTATATTCTTCataaaaaataatctatttGTATCTATGTAAATCCATATAAAATCTACAAAatgaatcaataaaataaaaaaataaaaaggaaaataacaataaataaacctTGATATTCTTTCCATGTATCAAGTtaccaaaaaattaaaaagaaaaataacaataaataaacctTGAAAATAAGGTAGTCACACTTTTATGAAAgggatttatttttttatttttagtactTGATTTCTCTTATTAATTTTGTatacgtttttatttttattgggtttatatatataattataaaaaaatatcaaaattacacatagaataaatcttatgtgtcaatttttaaaaagagcTTTAAGTTAAAAGTAATGACTTATAATGTTTGGAAGACTACTTTTTTATTAGAATAATAGTAATAGATATATTCCAGATATAACTTGGATCTAGAATTTAAACTCtcgatttcaaaaataaaaccggGATGTTCACCATTGTATCCATAGAATCATAGGGGGAAAAAACCCATCCACTCAGCTTTATGAACTGTTATTGTTAAGGAAACGGGAAAGCTAAAATATTGGTCAAACCGACCTACATCATTCAATATTGAAAAAGGATAGTTCAATTGGGGTCCCAGCCCAAAAGAACAAAAAACGACAATTGGCTACGCATACATTTTAGAGGAGTTGGTGATATAATAAGATGTATATGTACATCAAGCCGCCAGACACGCGAGCAAGGACGTATCATTCTACCTGCTCCATTATGCAAATTTGGAGATGCAATTCGGTGTGTGGGTCCCTGGTTTATGTGGACTTCACGTGGCGTCCAACGTGGCAATGACATATGTGATAATGCGTGACAGCGTCTCCTCATACTTTTTTCTTCTCAAGCATATAAAACCCGCCGCCTCattgtttaaaaatttcatattatcGGTTTAAAGAAGACTATTTTTATGTTGACAATGAGTTGTATCAAACCGACCAAAATCGGGTGAACTAAATTGAATCGAGATCGATCTATTCGtttcttttgttaattttttctttctctttatgCGGTTTGCTTTTAAATTATTGGTTTAGAAATTAAAACTTGCTAGTTTAGCTATAGATTATTGTTTTAGAGCTTGGTTATCTTTAATTGTTTGTTATTAAAATCTAATATTATTAAACTTATGTTGTGTATAAgcttaaaaatgtaaaaattttttGGTTCCAAATTCAACTCCATTTAACCGATCTGACTACCGATAAAATATACTGTAGTCGGTTCATTGTTAAATCCGgtttcaaaaacatttataatAGTATCCCGTCTCATTTGTAATGTCTTAAAAAGCTTCTATAAACAGATGAGGTTTGTTATTCAAGTTATTTTTAACAATTTCAGTCATATAATTTTGATCAGACCAACAAacttataatattttgaatttgagACCTTTTATGAATAATaagacatttaattaattatttttacaaagaATAATGGAAATTAAAATAGTTAATATATCTAACTCACGAGTTTAAAGATtaccttaaaaatataaaagtattaCAAGTGAAATGATTATAATGTTAATTAGAATCCATACATGTTTAATGGATAACTTTAATCATACGTTATTTTATAGGTCAACAATTATTAGTTATCTATCTTGATATCAAAATTCTAAAGTATTCAAACTTGGCTCCATTCATCTCCCATTTAACAATAATACTTAGAAGACCTCGAAACTCAGAAAAagattttccattttaatttatatggaTTGATGATAGTAAGCCCAATGTTTATACATCTATTTTATGTACGGATGTACCGATTAGCCGAGaataatgatacatatgattaaatgataaatccattaatatttttaaaatttggtgTTGACATATGAAATGATGGCTAAGATTCAAATATAGAATTTTCATAAgattattgtttttcttttctttgaacTTTAACTATCGATCATATAAGTGTAaacatcaaaattttcaatctGGCTATATACTTAGACAAATTATTAGTGTCTGTATacttgataaattagtataataATTACCTATAAAGAGATGTATTTCCCATACTATACATGGccgataaaaataaaatatttcatttaGATCAAATGATAATTTTACAATGACAGATTACGACCTTTTTCACTAGCCAATACAACCATCTTTACcacattataaaaattataccatgTGGttgaaaaagttagaaaaaaggaGAGTTTGAAAATGAGtaatttacccttaatgaatctTTATTCCTTTACTAAATGAAATACTAAGAAATTACCTAATTGCttttaatgaactaatttacacAATAAactattatcttttaaaatatttttcactAAGTTTACATAATTTACGTGTAAATCAACCTAAGCCATTCGACGCCGCCTCCATCGTCGCCACCATCAGACCTTTATCACTGTCATtactgccgcattgcgcgggtaacatgctagtattttttttaagaatatgaCAGTATTCTTATGTCTAGCcactaaaatatatttataacgGTTAtccatataattaattaattatattaaaaaaaaatcatcatgtCTTTCAAAACAAGTGATTACCAGTGATAAATTATTATGGAAACGTAGCCTTTTACGATGCctataaaactctataattTTGACATactacttttatttattaatttagttCAATGTTAATTGATCCAACGACAACATAAACGGCCCGTGACTTACACATAAATTCCCGGTTACgtcactatatatatacgatATGATAAATATTCAAATGTATCGGTAGTTAAACAAAGTATAATTATTATACAAAGTTGTTAGAAGTCGTCTAGTCTTTAAACTAATTGATCGTTAATATAatagttttaaaagaaaaacaaatatactaCTCAACCCTACATGTTACAATTCCTATTCCTGCATCATGATTTGTATTTGTTTTCTCCCACTAGCAAGCTAGGATTGACAATGCAAAACCTAATACATTGAACGCATTTGTTTGTACttgcaatatatataaagaaaaataggTGATGATTTAATTTGTCCACCACATATAATATTAGCAACGGCCAAATATGGTTCTTGATATTGTATAGTCCGATATCTTAAAATACATCTAATGCATCGATCTTATGGTATATGCTTGAAAAATATAAGTTATGgatcattatttattaaaaattgaaTAGATAATGATACTTataatttccatatataaatttgaaaagGATACATGCAGAAGAGAATAATAAAACTACTAACTAGCTAATCCGTTAATTTATAGATTACTTAAGTATTTTAAGATAGAcatttaaaatgaaatgaaataatagaAATTTCAGTGGCCCCTAATGAAGTGTTTGGCCCTAGTAACGTTACGTTTGAATCATGGAGAAGGCAAATGGTTTACCTCTATTAATCGTTCTGCCTTCGAGCGCACAGATTAGTAAGGAGGCCATCGAGTATTTGAAATAGGTCTTTTTGTTTCGAGAGAACTTTTTAACGTCGACCCGGTTAAGATAACGTATGCCAGACCTAtggctgtcgaatcgcgacatgaGTTTTTTAGCAAAATTTATTTACGGATTTACCTTttcagaaaaaaataataataatacattttaatgagaaagatcTAAAAGAAGAGAATCTATTTTGGTGTCATTAGTAATTTCTTGTTTGTTATGGTAATtagatattataaatttataacccAAAGTTGTGGGgaacatacaatatatataaaaacgaaaGTCAGTGATTGTAATTTATAACACATTCATTTCTCTTTTAATCATGCATGCTGATTTAATTTCACTCTCATATTGTGGATCGATTACTACGGATCCGATAGTGGATCGATTCGGAGGAGAGATAAGGGGGGCTAGGGGTGCCAAGCATCCCGATAGATGCAAATTAAACGTGAGGAATTTTTTATAGTCTGTTCGAagattttttgagttttatatagAGTAATATATTACTCTCAATGAAAGCAATTTAGAGAATTTTTATCTATAAAGTTAGGagtaactttagagaatcttcatctttttataatttatttaaatatagtCCTCTTCAATGAGTAAAAAACTCCTGGATCGATTATCCACAAGGATCGATTAATTAATGCATAAATAAGCCAAAGTACGTTCTACATAAtcatatatgtaatgtaatcaGGATGGAATGGTGGATAAGATTGTACATTTATATACTCACGTAGTAATTAAACATAATACTAGGCGCGTGGATTGAGCTGCAAGTTAAGTTTAAATTAAGgaatttcaaaagaaaacaccGCCAATTGCTTTACAACTTTACAGTTTGGCTTTTTTCCACCAATACATGCCAACCCCACCCttcatttctttattttatttacaatgTATTTTATATACTACTTTCAATCCTAGTCGCATCATTTACGCGTGAAATTCTCCTATATAAACACTCATTGCTTCTTCCCTCAATTTACACAACcattaattaattcatattCATAATTTCAAATTAAGTCTTAGCTCTCTCATTTTattcattacaaaaaaaaaaaaaaaaaacgaatttGTCACGTACGTACGTACGACATATAGTTACTGTGTGGTTAATTTGCTATTGTTCTTAATTTCTCCCATATATATTTGGTGTGTTTAGTTCTTGTGAGATCTCATGGCTGACAGTTCAGTTTACCATCAAGCACCTAAGACCGAAGAGTACTGTGAAACCGTCAAAGTCGTCGAGGTGGTGATCTTGCCCGAAAACGATTGCAAAAACGTAAGTTTTCATTTCGAGCAAATATATAGCTAGCTAAGAACACACATATGCATGCAACTATGCAAGTACGTATATATGTgtctatgtgtatatatatatatgtgcatatatgCATGTAAGTACGTATGCATAGTACTATAATGACACAAGTTTAATTAGTAATTACCATGATCTCATATATGCATCCGTAAATAAGTTGCATTATTGGTTATTACTCCATGTTAATTATTCATTATACTCTAGCTAGCTAGTTTCTTCTAGGATTATGTAATTATACAAACTGCaagttaatataaatacataatacaatttaatatatacttataaaaatagatacactacatatataattaaatcaatCTTTTAAATTTAGCTAATTATAAGCCAATCCATGCTTGCTGGCTAGCTTAAACGGTagaatctatttttttttttttatgaatttgcttatatataactaaactaGCTAGTTTATATGAATTtgcttatatatgatttattttaacattatatgatttatattatgtcgtatatatgttaatttgtcTTATTCTTTCATCTCAAGTTTTAATCTAAAACAAACCATACTTTTTTGGGATATATTTTGCAGTCAGAGTATGCTCATGAAGAGAAGAAACATGAGTTGAAGGAAAAGATTGAAGAGGAGAAGGAAAAGTTAGATGATAAGATCGAAGAGGAGAAGGAGAAAGTTGCAGAAAAGGTACATGAGGCTAAGCACAAAATAGACAAGCTTGAGGAGCATGTCGAACGCAAGGTGGAAGAGGATAAAGTGAAAATCGAGGAAAAGATAGAAGAACTTAAAGAGAAAATTGAAGAAAAGATGGAAGAGGCCAAGTACAAGAAAGAAGAACTCAAGAAAGAGATTGAGTGTGAAGTAGAAGAGGCAAAAGAGgaaatcaaagaaaaagaatatgAGGCCAACTACAAACATGAAGAGCACAAGGAAAAACTCAAGGAAGAACTACACGAGGCCAAACACAAAATTGAAGAACTTAAAAAGGAGGTCGAATGTGAAGTAGAGGAGgataaagaaaagataaaagagaAAATCGAAGAGCTTGAAGAAAAAATAGAGTATAAAGTAGATGAGGTCAAGTACAAAAAGGAGAAACTCGAGGAAAAGATTGAGTGTGAAGTGGAAGAGGCCAAGGAGGAAATCAAAGAAAAGGAATATGAGAACAAATACAAACACGAAGAGCAcaaagaaaaacttaaagaaGAAGCAGAGGAAGTGAAGTACAATATAGAAGAGTTCAAGGAGAACGTTGAGTGTAAAACTGAACAGGTTAAAGAAAAAGTCGATGAGAAAATAGAAGAACTCAAGGAAAAGATTGAGTGTGAAGTAGAAGAAGCCAAAGAAGAAATCAAGGAAAAGGAATACGAGGTCAAATACAAAAACGAAGAGCATAAGGAAAAAATCAAGGAAGAAGTAGAAGAGATCAAGTACAAATTAGAGGACTTCAAAGAAAATGTCGAGTGTAAAGTGGAAGAAGATAAAGAGAAGCTAGTGGAAAAAATCGaagaaatcaaagaaaaatttgaagaaaaagtgGATGAGGGTAAGTACAAAGAAGaggagttgaaagaaaaagttgAATGTGAAGTAGAAGAAGTGAAAGAAAAAATCAAGGATTTTGAGTATGAGGTTAAGCACAAAATTGAAGAGCACAAAGAAAATATCAAGGATGAAGTGGATGAGGCTAAACTCAAACTAGAAGAACTCAAGGAGAAGGTCGAGTGTAAAGTAGAAGTCGAGAAAGAGAAAGTTGATGAGAAAATAGAAGAATTGGAAGAAAAAATGGAGTATAAAGTAGAGGAGCGAAAGTACAAAAATGAAGAACTTAAGGAAAAGATCGAGTGTGAGTTGGAAGAAGCTAAAGaagatataaaagaaaaagaatacgAAGCCAAATATAAACATGAAGAGCACAAGGAAAAACTTCATGAAAAAATTGAGGAGGCTAAGTACGAAGTAGAAGAACTTAAAGAGAAAGTCGAATGTAAAGTGGACGAGATTAAGGAGAAAGTTGAGGAGAAAGTAGAAGAACTCAAAAAAGAAGTAGAGTGTAAAGAAGAAGAGGTCAAGgagaaaatcaaagaaagagAATATAAAGAGGAATACAAAAAGGAGGAACTTAAGGAAAAACTTAAGGATGATATAGAGGAGGCCAAGTACAAAATAGAAGAACTCAAAGAAACAATTGATTGTAAAGTGGAAGAAGATAAagagaaaatcaaagaaaagatAGAAGATTTGAAGGAACATGTTGAATATAAAACAGAAGAACTTAAGGGCAAAATTGCTGAAGACAAGGTGAAgattgaaaagaaagttgagGAGCACAAAGAGAAAAAAGCAGAGGAGAAAGAAGAGAAAGAGTTCGAGAAGATAAAAAAGCATGAGAAAGAAACTTGTGAACAAGAGAAGAAGGTATACATCGAAGAGGTCGTCGATGAGGATTGTGTTGTCGCACCACCACCACATCCGGTAGTGTCACATAAAGAATATGCCACCGTCGAAGTCGAACATAAGGAGAAGAAGGGTATCTTTGAAAAGATTAAGGATAAGCTACATGGACATCATCATTCAAAGagtgaagaaaagaaagaaaaggcgCATTACTGAAAGAATAAAAATTTCCtaatttatttgtttggtttggtgttgatgattatttttcaattttattgtgTTTGTTATTTTGCATTTTGATTCTAGTAAATTTTTATGTACTTAGATATAATATTTGTGCATGATTCATGAAGagtattgtttgtgttttatgtCAAGTTCGCATAATTGTATTATTGTGTAAAGTCTGTTAAGTTTGTACACTGAATAAATtttgctctttttttttatctctaaatTTGCATTAGTTTAgagtttcatttcaaattcatttattgttggttttgacttacaaatacaCACTTAATTCTAAAAGAACTTCAAAAAACATCCGGTTGAAAGGAACGTATGCATTGATACAAGGCTAAAGTTCTTGatagcttttaaaaataactacTTATAAATTACTACATACTAATAGCaaatttgtgatatatataattgtcacccttataattgtattaaaagaa harbors:
- the LOC122602874 gene encoding golgin subfamily A member 6-like protein 22, encoding MADSSVYHQAPKTEEYCETVKVVEVVILPENDCKNSEYAHEEKKHELKEKIEEEKEKLDDKIEEEKEKVAEKVHEAKHKIDKLEEHVERKVEEDKVKIEEKIEELKEKIEEKMEEAKYKKEELKKEIECEVEEAKEEIKEKEYEANYKHEEHKEKLKEELHEAKHKIEELKKEVECEVEEDKEKIKEKIEELEEKIEYKVDEVKYKKEKLEEKIECEVEEAKEEIKEKEYENKYKHEEHKEKLKEEAEEVKYNIEEFKENVECKTEQVKEKVDEKIEELKEKIECEVEEAKEEIKEKEYEVKYKNEEHKEKIKEEVEEIKYKLEDFKENVECKVEEDKEKLVEKIEEIKEKFEEKVDEGKYKEEELKEKVECEVEEVKEKIKDFEYEVKHKIEEHKENIKDEVDEAKLKLEELKEKVECKVEVEKEKVDEKIEELEEKMEYKVEERKYKNEELKEKIECELEEAKEDIKEKEYEAKYKHEEHKEKLHEKIEEAKYEVEELKEKVECKVDEIKEKVEEKVEELKKEVECKEEEVKEKIKEREYKEEYKKEELKEKLKDDIEEAKYKIEELKETIDCKVEEDKEKIKEKIEDLKEHVEYKTEELKGKIAEDKVKIEKKVEEHKEKKAEEKEEKEFEKIKKHEKETCEQEKKVYIEEVVDEDCVVAPPPHPVVSHKEYATVEVEHKEKKGIFEKIKDKLHGHHHSKSEEKKEKAHY